From a single Hymenobacter sp. YIM 151500-1 genomic region:
- a CDS encoding LysM peptidoglycan-binding domain-containing protein, with the protein MKKLLLRAAVPVLLASVLGRPAQAQVRPEVPQPPAEPQPATSSPLPTDSLQVTLELLPDTLVAVPPIDSVKLAWLRTPPELRDLVADRIGCFETDVPHVFNGHVLAYVRLFTERQRTYTQRVLERENLYFPLFEKYLAKYNLPTDLKYLAVVESALIPTAKSRVGATGLWQFMGPTANDLRLRRDEWVDERMNPEKATEAACKHLRYLYGVFHDWELVLAAYNWGAGNMQRVLRRTGKKNYWDVHSHLPAETRNYVPTFTAIMYAMKYAQQHQLHAPELRYQYAEQLDTLHLGGRAFDLTRLARACGYTDSSALLRYNSELRKPWLPQGYRPYAVQLPAAARPALTVVDRETLFDYCRPLAELPRPVAPRSVQLLGVEPFPTRSLLAEGAPREAPQQPQPRHRRLRHTVKRGETVASVAARYDVSPTEVRRWNGLKKGTALAPRRQLVVFVPLPAASPAATTAPAVAAAPVRRPVVVPAHVAVPAAASAPAEAAAASGSTKAADTTAVPAALAAVAPSRPRQAAEAARPAARAAARPVKEAESRPAVAAVAADDTLPASYVVRPGDFLEKIARTHGLTVAQLMSWNRLTAETLAPGQTLRLRALPDAEQLIAATRETAAAAQGPVRRAALSASEKPVPTPKVHLVQPGDTLYNISRRYQGLTVEKLRELNNLKSDEVKPGQKLIVKG; encoded by the coding sequence ATGAAGAAGCTGTTGCTGCGCGCCGCTGTTCCCGTGTTGCTGGCCTCGGTGCTGGGGCGTCCGGCCCAGGCCCAGGTCCGGCCCGAAGTGCCCCAGCCGCCCGCTGAGCCGCAGCCGGCTACCTCTTCTCCCCTGCCCACCGATTCGCTACAGGTCACGCTGGAGCTGCTGCCCGACACGCTGGTAGCCGTTCCGCCCATCGACTCGGTGAAGCTGGCTTGGCTGCGCACCCCGCCCGAGCTGCGCGACCTGGTAGCGGACCGTATCGGCTGCTTCGAGACGGACGTGCCCCACGTCTTTAATGGGCACGTGCTGGCTTACGTGCGCCTGTTCACGGAGCGGCAGCGGACCTACACGCAGCGGGTGCTGGAGCGCGAAAATCTTTACTTTCCGCTTTTCGAGAAGTACTTGGCCAAGTACAACCTGCCCACCGACCTTAAGTACCTGGCCGTGGTGGAATCGGCGCTGATTCCGACGGCTAAGTCGCGGGTGGGTGCCACCGGGCTCTGGCAGTTCATGGGCCCCACGGCCAACGACCTGCGCCTGCGCCGCGACGAGTGGGTAGATGAGCGAATGAACCCCGAAAAAGCCACCGAGGCGGCCTGCAAGCACCTGCGCTACCTCTACGGCGTATTCCATGACTGGGAACTGGTGCTGGCTGCCTACAACTGGGGCGCCGGCAACATGCAGCGGGTGCTGCGGCGCACCGGCAAGAAAAACTACTGGGACGTGCACAGCCACCTGCCGGCTGAAACCCGCAACTACGTGCCCACCTTCACGGCCATTATGTACGCCATGAAGTACGCCCAGCAGCACCAGTTGCACGCACCGGAGCTGCGCTACCAGTACGCCGAGCAGCTCGACACCTTGCACCTCGGCGGCCGCGCCTTCGACCTGACCCGCCTGGCCCGCGCCTGCGGCTATACCGACTCATCGGCTTTGCTGCGCTACAACTCCGAGCTGCGCAAGCCGTGGCTGCCCCAGGGCTACCGGCCCTACGCCGTGCAGCTGCCCGCTGCCGCCCGCCCGGCCCTGACCGTGGTGGACCGCGAAACGCTGTTTGACTACTGCCGGCCCCTGGCCGAGCTGCCCCGCCCCGTGGCCCCGCGCTCCGTGCAGCTGCTGGGCGTCGAGCCGTTCCCCACCCGGAGCCTGCTGGCGGAAGGCGCCCCACGCGAAGCGCCTCAACAGCCCCAGCCCCGCCACCGCCGCCTGCGCCACACCGTGAAGCGCGGCGAAACCGTGGCCTCAGTAGCCGCCCGCTACGACGTAAGCCCCACCGAGGTACGCCGCTGGAATGGCCTGAAGAAAGGCACGGCCCTGGCGCCGCGGCGGCAGCTGGTGGTGTTTGTGCCCTTGCCCGCTGCTTCGCCCGCTGCCACTACCGCTCCAGCAGTGGCAGCTGCTCCGGTGCGCCGCCCGGTGGTGGTTCCGGCGCACGTAGCAGTGCCCGCAGCAGCCTCAGCACCGGCGGAAGCTGCCGCGGCATCAGGTAGCACGAAAGCCGCTGATACCACCGCCGTACCGGCAGCCCTAGCGGCCGTAGCACCTAGCCGGCCGCGCCAAGCGGCTGAGGCAGCCCGGCCGGCGGCCCGCGCGGCAGCTCGGCCCGTGAAGGAAGCGGAAAGCCGGCCCGCAGTAGCCGCTGTTGCGGCCGATGATACGCTGCCTGCTTCGTACGTGGTGCGGCCGGGCGACTTTCTGGAGAAAATAGCCCGCACCCACGGCCTCACCGTAGCCCAGCTTATGAGCTGGAACCGCCTTACCGCCGAAACCCTGGCCCCTGGTCAGACGCTGCGCCTGCGGGCCTTGCCGGATGCTGAGCAACTGATTGCCGCTACCCGCGAAACGGCTGCTGCCGCGCAGGGTCCCGTGCGGCGCGCGGCCCTGTCGGCGAGTGAAAAGCCAGTGCCCACCCCCAAGGTACACTTGGTGCAGCCTGGCGACACGCTTTACAACATTTCCCGCCGCTACCAGGGCCTGACGGTGGAAAAGCTGCGGGAGCTGAACAACCTGAAATCGGACGAGGTGAAGCCGGGCCAGAAGCTGATTGTGAAAGGGTAG
- a CDS encoding NADP-dependent malic enzyme gives MLKINKQDALNYHSQNPAGKIEVVPTKPVSTQLDLALAYSPGVAEPCKEIAANREEVYKYTAKGNLVGVISNGTAVLGLGNIGPDASKPVMEGKGVLFKKFAGIDCFDIEIDATDPDEFIRIVKSLEPTFGGINLEDIKAPECFRIETELREKMNIPLMHDDQHGTAIISSAALLNALELVGKRIEDVKMVVSGAGAAAISCLRLYVALGLKIENVVVFDKDGIITPARTDLADLQLQFATTRPIRTLEEAMEGADVFVGLSAPKVLPAGFLLKMASNPIVFALANPEPEIGYELATSTRPDLIMATGRSDTPNQVNNVLGFPYIFRGALDVRATEINEAMKLAAVRALSDLAKEPVPDMVNRAYGDNTLAFGRTYLIPKPLDPRLITTVSPAVAKAAMESGVARIQIDDFVAYEDELRARLGVNQKLMNRITQAARSNPKRVVFAEGDTYKILKAAQILHDEGIAQPVLLGNRNKIARIAQENSLDLEGCEIIDILQQEAKREEYAQKLYQKRQRRGITLYEGRRLLRERNYFGSMMLETGEADAFITGLSKDYGKSISPSLQVIGVEDGVKRVASMYIIQHKKGPYFFADTTVNIDPTAEEMVEIIGLTARAVRFFDTEPRVGVISYSNFGSNPGELPDKARRATELAKQRFPDLILDGEMQANTALNPDLLQEQYPFSELAAHGGANTLIFPNVISGNIAYKVLQEIGGAEVIGPVLMGMRKPVHILQLGASVREIVNMAAIAVADAQHPGGKGL, from the coding sequence ATGCTGAAAATAAACAAACAGGACGCCCTCAACTACCATTCCCAGAACCCCGCCGGCAAGATTGAGGTGGTGCCCACCAAGCCCGTCAGCACTCAGCTCGACCTGGCCCTGGCCTACTCGCCGGGCGTAGCCGAGCCCTGCAAGGAAATTGCCGCCAACCGGGAAGAAGTGTACAAGTACACGGCCAAGGGCAACCTGGTGGGCGTTATCAGCAACGGCACGGCCGTGCTGGGCCTGGGCAACATCGGGCCCGACGCCTCCAAGCCGGTGATGGAAGGCAAGGGCGTGCTGTTCAAGAAGTTTGCGGGCATCGACTGCTTCGACATTGAAATCGACGCCACCGACCCCGACGAGTTCATTCGCATTGTGAAGTCTCTGGAGCCCACGTTTGGGGGCATCAACCTGGAGGACATCAAGGCCCCGGAGTGCTTCCGCATCGAGACGGAGCTGCGCGAGAAGATGAACATTCCGCTCATGCACGACGACCAGCACGGCACGGCCATCATTTCGTCGGCGGCCCTGCTCAACGCCCTGGAACTGGTGGGCAAGCGGATTGAGGACGTGAAGATGGTGGTGAGCGGGGCCGGCGCGGCGGCCATCAGCTGCCTGCGCCTGTACGTGGCTCTGGGCCTGAAAATCGAAAACGTGGTGGTGTTCGACAAGGACGGCATCATCACGCCGGCCCGCACCGACCTGGCCGACTTGCAGCTGCAATTTGCCACTACCCGCCCCATCCGGACCCTGGAGGAGGCCATGGAAGGCGCCGACGTGTTCGTGGGGCTGTCGGCGCCCAAGGTGCTGCCGGCGGGTTTTCTGCTGAAAATGGCCTCGAACCCCATCGTGTTTGCCCTGGCCAACCCCGAGCCCGAAATCGGCTACGAGCTGGCTACCAGCACCCGCCCCGACCTGATTATGGCCACCGGCCGCTCCGACACGCCCAACCAGGTCAACAACGTGCTGGGCTTCCCCTACATCTTCCGCGGGGCCCTGGACGTGCGCGCCACCGAAATCAACGAGGCCATGAAGCTGGCCGCCGTGCGCGCCCTCTCCGACCTGGCCAAGGAGCCCGTGCCCGACATGGTAAACCGGGCTTACGGCGACAACACCCTGGCTTTTGGCCGCACCTACCTGATTCCCAAGCCCCTGGACCCGCGCCTGATTACGACGGTGAGCCCGGCCGTAGCTAAGGCGGCCATGGAAAGCGGTGTGGCCCGCATTCAGATTGATGACTTCGTGGCCTACGAGGACGAGCTGCGCGCCCGCCTCGGCGTGAACCAGAAGCTGATGAACCGCATCACGCAGGCGGCCCGCTCCAACCCCAAGCGCGTGGTGTTTGCCGAGGGCGACACCTACAAAATCCTGAAGGCGGCCCAGATTCTGCACGACGAAGGCATTGCCCAGCCCGTTTTGCTCGGCAACCGCAACAAGATTGCGCGCATTGCCCAGGAAAACTCCCTGGACCTGGAAGGCTGCGAGATTATCGACATTCTGCAGCAGGAAGCCAAGCGCGAGGAGTACGCCCAGAAGCTGTACCAGAAGCGCCAGCGCCGCGGCATCACGCTCTACGAAGGCCGCCGCCTGCTGCGCGAGCGAAACTACTTTGGCTCGATGATGCTGGAAACCGGCGAGGCCGATGCCTTCATCACCGGCCTGAGCAAGGACTACGGCAAGAGCATCAGCCCGTCGTTGCAGGTGATTGGGGTGGAAGACGGGGTGAAGCGGGTGGCGTCCATGTATATCATCCAGCATAAGAAGGGACCCTACTTCTTCGCCGATACCACCGTCAACATCGACCCCACGGCCGAGGAAATGGTGGAAATCATCGGCCTCACGGCCCGCGCCGTGCGCTTCTTCGACACCGAGCCGCGGGTGGGCGTCATCAGCTACTCCAACTTTGGCTCCAACCCCGGCGAGCTGCCCGACAAAGCCCGCCGTGCCACCGAGCTGGCCAAGCAGCGCTTCCCCGACCTGATTCTGGACGGCGAGATGCAGGCCAACACTGCCCTGAACCCCGACCTGCTTCAGGAGCAGTACCCCTTCTCGGAGCTGGCTGCCCACGGCGGGGCCAACACGCTCATCTTCCCGAACGTGATTAGCGGCAACATTGCCTATAAAGTGCTCCAGGAAATCGGGGGTGCCGAGGTAATCGGGCCGGTGCTGATGGGCATGCGCAAGCCGGTGCACATCCTTCAGCTGGGCGCCTCAGTCCGCGAAATCGTGAACATGGCCGCAATTGCCGTAGCCGACGCTCAGCACCCCGGCGGCAAGGGGTTGTAA
- a CDS encoding GAF domain-containing DNA-binding protein — translation MTAKAARSAGARPATLFSAHSLTPEPLRPEAPHSYVTLPALPENSLDNVVELAAIFCQAAGAVLLLADDTPGPRAAQQMPGGAEVEAWLGKVVWHHARLTSDVFEVEEAALEAGLQSEPAASQAPRRFCAGAPLVAADGRLLGVLCVLDTVPRRLLEPQRHALRVLAREVVAHLELRRAHRQLEQEQGRLENLRHLVMTASEALRFAGGPADVFIKQDHKLMRLSTADIRYVEALGDYVNIYTRYERYTVYNTMKELEARLPAHDFARVHRKYIVRLDRIVAIESDAVVVEASRSTEAAAGVISVPIGNSYKAALLGRISLI, via the coding sequence ATGACTGCTAAAGCGGCGCGTTCTGCCGGAGCCCGGCCGGCCACACTATTCTCTGCCCATTCCCTGACTCCCGAACCGCTACGGCCGGAAGCACCGCACTCTTACGTTACGCTGCCAGCCCTGCCCGAAAACAGCTTGGACAATGTAGTGGAGCTGGCCGCCATCTTCTGCCAAGCGGCCGGAGCGGTACTGCTGCTGGCCGACGACACCCCAGGGCCGCGGGCAGCACAGCAGATGCCGGGCGGCGCGGAGGTTGAAGCTTGGCTCGGAAAAGTTGTCTGGCACCACGCCCGGTTGACTTCGGATGTGTTTGAGGTGGAAGAGGCTGCGTTGGAGGCGGGGCTTCAGAGTGAGCCGGCCGCCAGCCAAGCGCCCCGCCGGTTTTGCGCCGGAGCACCGCTGGTAGCAGCCGATGGCCGGTTGCTGGGCGTGCTCTGCGTCCTCGACACAGTGCCGCGCCGCCTGCTGGAGCCGCAGCGCCACGCCCTGCGCGTGCTGGCCCGCGAAGTGGTGGCGCACCTGGAGCTGCGGCGGGCCCACCGGCAGTTGGAGCAGGAGCAGGGCCGGCTGGAAAACCTGCGGCACCTGGTGATGACGGCTTCTGAGGCGCTGCGTTTTGCGGGCGGCCCCGCCGACGTGTTCATCAAGCAAGACCACAAACTCATGCGGCTGAGCACGGCCGACATCCGCTACGTGGAGGCTTTGGGCGACTACGTGAACATCTACACCCGCTACGAGCGGTACACCGTGTACAACACCATGAAAGAGCTAGAGGCCAGGCTGCCCGCCCACGACTTCGCCCGCGTCCACCGCAAATATATTGTGCGCCTGGACCGGATTGTCGCCATTGAGTCAGATGCCGTGGTGGTGGAAGCCAGCCGCAGCACCGAGGCCGCAGCCGGCGTTATTTCGGTACCCATCGGCAACTCGTACAAGGCAGCGCTTCTGGGACGGATTAGCTTGATTTAG
- a CDS encoding Sec-independent protein translocase subunit TatA/TatB — MSTPFLLFLGDLGGGEIMLILVVILIFFGANKIPELARGLGKGIREFKDASREIRSEFENAGQPQSPYQQQFQQPHAYTQEPVQPAIPAPSAQDVPAPPVVTPAAPDAATPPPSHTPEDRPRLDQLA, encoded by the coding sequence ATGAGTACGCCTTTTCTTCTTTTTCTGGGCGACCTGGGCGGCGGTGAGATTATGCTCATCCTGGTTGTCATTCTGATTTTCTTCGGGGCCAACAAGATTCCGGAACTGGCGCGCGGCCTGGGCAAGGGCATCCGGGAATTCAAAGACGCCTCCCGCGAGATTCGCAGCGAGTTTGAAAACGCCGGCCAGCCCCAGTCGCCCTACCAGCAGCAGTTTCAGCAGCCGCACGCCTACACCCAAGAGCCCGTGCAGCCGGCCATTCCGGCGCCCTCGGCCCAGGATGTGCCCGCCCCGCCGGTCGTAACGCCCGCAGCTCCTGACGCTGCCACGCCGCCGCCTTCGCACACTCCCGAAGACCGGCCCCGCCTCGACCAACTCGCTTAA
- the ruvA gene encoding Holliday junction branch migration protein RuvA translates to MIAYVDGTLAYKDPTQAILDVNGIGYEIRISLATYSKLPADGEKAKLYTYQHIKEDGQALYGFLDPNEKALFMQLISVSGIGPGTGIVMVSSMSVGEIRQAIVQEDVRAIQSIKGVGPKTAQRVVLELKDKLRKDELLAKAGIDTVPLAKAHNTNRTEALAALVTLGFARAAAEKTLDQIQNKHGNDLSVEELIKFALKSH, encoded by the coding sequence ATGATTGCCTACGTTGACGGTACGCTCGCCTACAAAGACCCCACCCAGGCCATTCTCGACGTGAATGGCATCGGCTACGAAATCCGGATTTCCTTGGCAACCTACTCCAAGCTGCCGGCCGATGGGGAAAAGGCTAAGCTTTACACCTACCAGCACATCAAAGAAGACGGGCAGGCGCTGTACGGCTTCCTCGACCCCAACGAAAAGGCCTTGTTCATGCAGCTGATTTCGGTGTCTGGTATTGGGCCGGGCACGGGCATTGTGATGGTGAGCAGCATGAGCGTGGGCGAAATCCGGCAGGCCATTGTGCAAGAAGACGTGCGCGCCATTCAGAGCATTAAGGGCGTGGGGCCGAAGACTGCGCAGCGGGTGGTGCTGGAGCTGAAAGACAAGCTGCGCAAAGACGAGCTGCTGGCCAAAGCTGGTATTGACACCGTGCCGCTGGCTAAAGCACACAATACAAACCGCACCGAAGCGTTAGCCGCACTAGTGACGCTGGGTTTTGCCAGGGCCGCGGCCGAGAAAACCCTCGACCAGATCCAAAACAAGCACGGCAACGACCTGAGCGTGGAGGAATTGATTAAATTCGCTCTTAAGTCGCACTAA
- a CDS encoding Sec-independent protein translocase subunit TatA/TatB: MNSAPFLLAFGGLGTTEILLIIVAIILLFGAKRIPELFRGMGQGIREFKDASKEEKPEFRDRPANPNDPTAPRY, translated from the coding sequence ATGAATTCTGCCCCTTTTCTGCTTGCATTTGGCGGACTCGGCACCACCGAAATCCTCCTCATTATCGTCGCCATTATCCTCCTGTTCGGCGCGAAGCGCATTCCTGAGCTGTTCCGCGGCATGGGCCAGGGCATTCGGGAGTTCAAGGACGCCTCGAAGGAGGAGAAACCCGAGTTCCGGGACCGGCCGGCGAATCCCAACGACCCCACAGCCCCGCGCTACTAA
- a CDS encoding murein hydrolase activator EnvC family protein has product MRVKSRFGQLLPLLLLCWAVLLLLLPTEAAAQRSGRKTKAQLERERRNTLRRIRETSRILEQTQRQKQASVGQLNALKEKLNVQQNVIKDISNELRYLETDVRQTETQVQRTRQSLEQLKAEYARLIYAGSKTANGYNRIMFLFASESFNQLMLRLRYIQQYAEVRKAQAAQISNTQQRLSTQLTGLRVKQNEKGQLLNTQLSEKRNLLTLKTQQDQVVTKLTQQEQNLRQELARRQQGVRRLDNLIAQRVREEIARAARRAAARGAATARRSSGATSPSRSPGATSRTGSAAEAAAETAAERTDRVTLTPETAELASSFRENRGRLPWPVGRGFISQRFGRHNHPVLKNVVVENRGVDIQTTSGEPVRAVYDGKVLTVASVPGMNTIVMVQHGDYFTVYAKLRSVSVSEGQTIQARQPIGTVYTDAEGTAEVQFQVWHNSSNLNPENWLGRK; this is encoded by the coding sequence ATGCGCGTAAAAAGTAGATTCGGGCAGCTGCTGCCGCTTCTGCTGCTGTGCTGGGCCGTCCTCCTGTTGCTGCTGCCGACGGAAGCAGCGGCCCAGCGCAGCGGCCGCAAAACCAAGGCCCAGCTGGAGCGGGAGCGGCGCAACACCCTGCGGCGCATCCGCGAAACCAGCCGCATTCTGGAGCAGACCCAGCGCCAGAAGCAAGCCTCCGTGGGCCAGCTGAACGCCTTGAAGGAAAAGCTGAACGTGCAGCAGAATGTCATCAAGGACATCAGCAACGAGCTGCGCTACCTGGAAACCGACGTGCGTCAGACCGAAACCCAGGTGCAGCGCACCCGCCAGAGCCTGGAGCAGCTCAAGGCCGAGTACGCCCGCCTGATTTATGCCGGCTCCAAAACGGCCAACGGCTACAACCGCATCATGTTCCTGTTTGCGTCGGAGTCGTTCAACCAGCTTATGCTGCGCCTGCGCTACATTCAGCAGTACGCCGAGGTGCGCAAGGCCCAGGCCGCCCAAATCAGCAACACCCAGCAGCGCCTGAGCACCCAGCTTACCGGCCTGCGGGTGAAGCAGAACGAGAAAGGCCAGCTGCTCAACACCCAGCTGTCGGAGAAGCGCAACCTGCTGACGCTGAAAACCCAGCAGGACCAGGTAGTTACCAAGCTGACCCAGCAGGAGCAGAACCTGCGCCAGGAGCTGGCCCGGCGCCAGCAGGGCGTGCGTCGCCTCGACAACCTGATTGCCCAGCGGGTGCGCGAAGAAATTGCCCGCGCCGCCCGGCGAGCCGCCGCCCGCGGTGCCGCCACGGCCCGCCGCTCATCCGGTGCTACCAGCCCCTCACGCAGCCCCGGCGCCACCTCCCGCACCGGCTCCGCCGCCGAAGCCGCTGCCGAAACGGCCGCTGAGCGCACCGACCGGGTTACGCTCACCCCCGAAACCGCCGAGCTGGCCTCTTCCTTCCGCGAAAACCGGGGCCGCCTGCCCTGGCCCGTGGGCCGGGGCTTCATCAGCCAGCGCTTCGGCCGCCACAACCACCCCGTGCTGAAAAACGTGGTGGTCGAAAACCGCGGCGTCGACATCCAGACCACCTCCGGGGAGCCCGTACGCGCCGTCTACGACGGCAAGGTGCTGACCGTAGCCAGCGTGCCCGGCATGAACACCATTGTGATGGTGCAGCACGGCGACTACTTCACGGTGTACGCCAAGCTGCGCAGCGTAAGCGTAAGCGAAGGCCAGACCATCCAGGCCCGCCAACCCATCGGCACCGTCTACACCGACGCCGAAGGCACGGCCGAAGTCCAGTTTCAAGTCTGGCACAACAGCTCCAACCTCAACCCCGAAAACTGGCTGGGCCGCAAGTAG
- the gatA gene encoding Asp-tRNA(Asn)/Glu-tRNA(Gln) amidotransferase subunit GatA, protein MRRFNSLTEVRHELTAGTTTCRQLVEYYLDNIQRKQHLNAFLEVWPEEARAQAEAVDAKLAAGTAGKLAGMVIGLKDVLAYEGHSLQSSSHILDGFKSLFTGTAVQRLLDEDAILIGRQNCDEFAMGASNETSYFGPARNEIDPERVPGGSSGGSAVAVQADMCLASIGSDTGGSVRQPAAFCGIVGFKPTYSRISRYGLIAYASSFDQIGTLTRSVEDAALLLEVMAGPDNFDSTVSQRPVPAYSQLLTPAPHYRIGYIRDCLERPGLNPEIKAATEQALDLLRGQGHVVEAVEFPYLDYIVPTYYILTTAEASSNLSRYDGVKYGYRAPEATDLESLYKKTRAQGFGPEVQRRILLGTFVLSADYYDAYYTKAQQVRRLIKDTTDELLRQYDFLVLPTTPTTAFHIGDVNKDTLAMYLADIFTVQASLAGVPAISVPAGQDSQGLPIGLQILSGAFREEHLLAFANSFTETLAATPA, encoded by the coding sequence TTGAGACGCTTCAACTCGCTCACGGAAGTTCGTCACGAGCTGACGGCAGGCACCACGACCTGTCGTCAGCTCGTGGAGTATTATCTGGATAACATCCAGCGCAAACAACACCTCAATGCCTTTCTGGAAGTGTGGCCCGAGGAGGCCCGCGCCCAGGCCGAGGCCGTGGACGCCAAGCTCGCCGCCGGCACGGCCGGCAAGCTGGCCGGCATGGTGATTGGGCTGAAGGACGTGCTGGCCTACGAAGGCCACAGCCTGCAAAGCAGCAGCCACATCCTCGACGGCTTCAAGTCCCTGTTTACGGGCACGGCCGTGCAGCGCCTGCTCGACGAGGACGCCATCCTGATTGGGCGCCAGAACTGCGACGAGTTTGCCATGGGCGCTTCCAACGAAACGTCTTACTTCGGCCCGGCCCGCAACGAAATCGACCCGGAGCGAGTGCCCGGCGGCTCGTCGGGGGGCTCAGCCGTGGCGGTGCAGGCCGATATGTGCCTGGCTTCCATCGGCTCCGACACGGGCGGCTCGGTGCGGCAGCCGGCGGCTTTCTGCGGCATTGTCGGCTTTAAGCCTACCTACTCGCGCATTTCGCGCTACGGGCTGATTGCCTACGCCTCGTCGTTCGACCAGATTGGCACGCTGACCCGCTCGGTGGAAGATGCGGCCCTGCTGCTGGAAGTCATGGCCGGCCCCGACAATTTTGACAGCACCGTGAGCCAGCGCCCGGTGCCGGCCTACAGCCAGCTACTGACGCCCGCGCCCCACTACCGCATCGGCTACATCCGGGACTGCCTGGAGCGGCCGGGCCTGAACCCGGAAATCAAAGCCGCCACCGAGCAGGCCCTGGACCTGCTGCGCGGGCAAGGCCACGTGGTAGAAGCTGTGGAGTTTCCCTACCTGGACTACATTGTCCCGACGTACTACATCCTGACTACGGCCGAGGCGTCCTCCAACTTGAGCCGCTACGACGGGGTGAAGTACGGCTACCGCGCCCCCGAAGCCACCGACTTGGAGTCGCTCTACAAGAAAACCCGCGCCCAGGGCTTCGGGCCCGAGGTGCAGCGCCGGATTTTGCTGGGCACCTTCGTGCTGTCGGCCGACTACTACGACGCCTACTACACCAAAGCCCAGCAGGTGCGCCGCCTGATCAAGGACACCACCGACGAGCTGCTGCGCCAGTACGATTTCCTGGTGCTGCCCACCACGCCCACCACGGCCTTCCACATCGGCGACGTGAACAAGGACACGCTGGCTATGTACCTGGCGGACATTTTCACCGTGCAGGCCTCCCTGGCTGGCGTACCGGCCATTTCGGTGCCCGCCGGCCAGGATTCCCAAGGCCTGCCCATCGGCTTGCAGATTCTGAGCGGCGCTTTCCGCGAGGAGCACCTGCTGGCGTTTGCCAATTCGTTTACCGAAACCCTGGCGGCTACGCCCGCATAA
- a CDS encoding DUF4292 domain-containing protein, with protein sequence MSNRVVLVLCAVLGLTSAGCSRKLLPGKSAAAAAKTPEMVKATNVEFRYLKARGKVSIDFPGVQQTANVNVRVRRDSVIWMSASLGIEGFRAYITRDSVKVLFPLQREYYAGDYAYLSRLLNVPVTFERVQALLLGDYLPVTPAGEVAPTVATEGPMQRVQYEQRGLLVQQLIDIAKGRVQQLSVQDQQTQNSLTVDYSAFQPLPPRNQLFAHATLLQLKQPQGKPATVSVQYRNVDLDKERLSFPFSVPKGYARKK encoded by the coding sequence ATGAGTAACCGCGTTGTGCTGGTGCTGTGCGCCGTGCTGGGCCTGACTTCGGCTGGATGCAGCCGCAAGCTGCTGCCCGGCAAATCGGCCGCAGCTGCGGCCAAAACTCCCGAAATGGTGAAAGCCACCAACGTGGAATTTCGCTATTTGAAAGCCAGAGGCAAAGTCAGCATCGACTTTCCGGGAGTGCAGCAAACGGCCAACGTGAACGTGCGCGTGCGGCGCGACAGTGTAATCTGGATGTCGGCTTCGCTGGGCATTGAGGGGTTCCGGGCCTACATCACCCGCGACTCGGTGAAGGTGCTGTTTCCGTTGCAGCGCGAGTACTACGCCGGCGACTACGCCTACCTGAGCCGCCTGCTCAACGTGCCCGTCACCTTTGAGCGGGTGCAGGCCCTGCTGCTGGGCGACTACCTGCCCGTCACCCCGGCCGGCGAGGTGGCGCCCACTGTGGCCACCGAAGGCCCTATGCAGCGGGTGCAGTACGAGCAGCGTGGCCTGTTGGTGCAGCAGCTCATCGACATTGCCAAGGGCCGGGTGCAGCAGCTCTCGGTGCAGGACCAGCAAACCCAGAACAGCCTCACCGTCGACTATTCCGCCTTCCAGCCCCTGCCCCCACGTAACCAGCTGTTTGCCCACGCTACCCTGCTTCAGCTGAAGCAGCCCCAGGGCAAGCCGGCCACCGTGTCGGTGCAATACCGCAACGTCGACCTGGACAAGGAACGGCTTTCCTTCCCGTTTTCGGTGCCCAAAGGCTATGCGCGTAAAAAGTAG